A single Amia ocellicauda isolate fAmiCal2 chromosome 9, fAmiCal2.hap1, whole genome shotgun sequence DNA region contains:
- the LOC136758678 gene encoding glutamine synthetase isoform X1: MVPQLLPSTAAAQPVRLSETQQHVSSSPDQTRRAMALVLDSSWLNKHLREYYMKLPQHGKVQVTYIWIDSTGEGLRNKTRTLDIEPKSIEDIPEWNFDGFSTCQTEIANRDLYLVPVRMFRDPFTLDRNKLVLCEVLQHNGKPAESNLRWSCKEAMDAARESQPWFGMEQEYSLLGIDKHPYGWPPNGFPGPQGPYSYAVGSDKIFGRDIVESHYKACLYAGVRICGTNAEVMPSQWEFQVGPCEGIDMGDELWMARFLLHRVCEDFGVIATLDPKPVPGNWNGAGCHINVSTEAMRGEGGLQHIEKAIEKLGRRHAHHIRCYDPHGGLDNQRRLTGHHETSSIHNFSVGVANRGASIRIPFLVAQEGRGYFEDRRPAANCDPYAVTCAMVRTCLLDAPDEEEEIEKKQVEKKD, translated from the exons ATGGTGCCTCAGCTCCTGCCCAGCACCGCAGCAGCACAGCCAGTCAGGCTCAGTGAAACACAGCAGCACGTCTCCAGCTCACCGGATCAGACAAG GCGTGCAATGGCACTGGTGTTGGACAGCTCCTGGCTCAACAAGCACCTGCGGGAATACTACATGAAGCTGCCACAGCACGGCAAAGTGCAGGTCACCTACATATGGATCGATAGTACAGGGGAGGGGCTGCGGAACAAGACCCGGACGCTGGACATTGAGCCCAAGAGCATCGAGG ACATCCCAGAGTGGAACTTCGATGGATTCAGCACCTGCCAGACGGAGATCGCCAACAGAGACTTGTACCTGGTCCCGGTGCGCATGTTCAGAGATCCATTCACCCTCGACCGCAACAAGCTGGTGCTGTGTGAGGTCCTCCAGCACAACGGCAAGCCAGCAG AGAGCAACCTGCGCTGGTCCTGTAAGGAGGCGATGGATGCTGCGCGAGAGAGCCAGCCCTGGTTCGGGATGGAACAGGAGTACAGCCTGCTGGGGATAGACAAGCACCCCTATGGCTGGCCGCCTAATGGCTTTCCTGGGCCACAGG GTCCGTACAGCTATGCAGTGGGATCTGACAAAATCTTTGGCCGGGACATTGTGGAGAGCCACTACAAGGCCTGCCTGTATGCTGGGGTCCGGATCTGCGGCACAAACGCAGAAGTGATGCCGTCACAG TGGGAGTTCCAGGTGGGCCCGTGCGAAGGGATCGACATGGGGGACGAGCTCTGGATGGCGCGCTTCCTGCTGCACCGCGTGTGCGAGGATTTCGGGGTGATCGCCACCCTGGACCCCAAACCTGTCCCAGGCAACTGGAACGGAGCCGGCTGCCACATCAATGTCAGCACCGAGGCCATGAGGGGCGAGGGTGGGCTGCA GCACATAGAGAAGGCCATTGAGAAGCTGGGCCGACGCCACGCACACCACATTCGTTGCTACGACCCCCATGGTGGCCTTGACAATCAGCGACGCCTGACGGGCCACCACGAGACCTCCAGCATCCACAACTTCTCTGTGGGCGTGGCCAACCGTGGGGCCAGCATCCGAATCCCATTCCTGGTAGCCCAGGAGGGCCGGGGCTACTTCGAGGACAGGCGACCTGCGGCCAACTGCGATCCTTATGCTGTCACCTGTGCCATGGTCCGCACCTGCCTGCTGGACGCCccggacgaggaggaggagatagAGAAGAAACAGGTGGAGAAGAAAGACTGA
- the LOC136758678 gene encoding glutamine synthetase isoform X2, which translates to MALVLDSSWLNKHLREYYMKLPQHGKVQVTYIWIDSTGEGLRNKTRTLDIEPKSIEDIPEWNFDGFSTCQTEIANRDLYLVPVRMFRDPFTLDRNKLVLCEVLQHNGKPAESNLRWSCKEAMDAARESQPWFGMEQEYSLLGIDKHPYGWPPNGFPGPQGPYSYAVGSDKIFGRDIVESHYKACLYAGVRICGTNAEVMPSQWEFQVGPCEGIDMGDELWMARFLLHRVCEDFGVIATLDPKPVPGNWNGAGCHINVSTEAMRGEGGLQHIEKAIEKLGRRHAHHIRCYDPHGGLDNQRRLTGHHETSSIHNFSVGVANRGASIRIPFLVAQEGRGYFEDRRPAANCDPYAVTCAMVRTCLLDAPDEEEEIEKKQVEKKD; encoded by the exons ATGGCACTGGTGTTGGACAGCTCCTGGCTCAACAAGCACCTGCGGGAATACTACATGAAGCTGCCACAGCACGGCAAAGTGCAGGTCACCTACATATGGATCGATAGTACAGGGGAGGGGCTGCGGAACAAGACCCGGACGCTGGACATTGAGCCCAAGAGCATCGAGG ACATCCCAGAGTGGAACTTCGATGGATTCAGCACCTGCCAGACGGAGATCGCCAACAGAGACTTGTACCTGGTCCCGGTGCGCATGTTCAGAGATCCATTCACCCTCGACCGCAACAAGCTGGTGCTGTGTGAGGTCCTCCAGCACAACGGCAAGCCAGCAG AGAGCAACCTGCGCTGGTCCTGTAAGGAGGCGATGGATGCTGCGCGAGAGAGCCAGCCCTGGTTCGGGATGGAACAGGAGTACAGCCTGCTGGGGATAGACAAGCACCCCTATGGCTGGCCGCCTAATGGCTTTCCTGGGCCACAGG GTCCGTACAGCTATGCAGTGGGATCTGACAAAATCTTTGGCCGGGACATTGTGGAGAGCCACTACAAGGCCTGCCTGTATGCTGGGGTCCGGATCTGCGGCACAAACGCAGAAGTGATGCCGTCACAG TGGGAGTTCCAGGTGGGCCCGTGCGAAGGGATCGACATGGGGGACGAGCTCTGGATGGCGCGCTTCCTGCTGCACCGCGTGTGCGAGGATTTCGGGGTGATCGCCACCCTGGACCCCAAACCTGTCCCAGGCAACTGGAACGGAGCCGGCTGCCACATCAATGTCAGCACCGAGGCCATGAGGGGCGAGGGTGGGCTGCA GCACATAGAGAAGGCCATTGAGAAGCTGGGCCGACGCCACGCACACCACATTCGTTGCTACGACCCCCATGGTGGCCTTGACAATCAGCGACGCCTGACGGGCCACCACGAGACCTCCAGCATCCACAACTTCTCTGTGGGCGTGGCCAACCGTGGGGCCAGCATCCGAATCCCATTCCTGGTAGCCCAGGAGGGCCGGGGCTACTTCGAGGACAGGCGACCTGCGGCCAACTGCGATCCTTATGCTGTCACCTGTGCCATGGTCCGCACCTGCCTGCTGGACGCCccggacgaggaggaggagatagAGAAGAAACAGGTGGAGAAGAAAGACTGA